acaaaaaagcaaataaataacTTACCAAGCAAAATCGGAATGGGTAACCAAGCAAGTTTGACTTCAGCCAAAGATAGTTTAATGTCATCTGCACtcaccaaatccaaacccaaatttcataaaaatcataaaataaaaattaaataaagtatctaccacaaaatccaaacccaaatttcacaaaaatcaaaactgaaaattaaataaataacctagATGTTAAGTattcaaatccaaacccaaaatttcacattaatcaaaacaaaaaatcatataaataactTACCAACCAAAATCGgaatgggtatgggtatgggtatggtgagGAAAAATGAATGGGTATGGGGGTGgtaatgagagagagggagaaaaggaGAAAGGATCTCCtagtgagggagagagagatcgatgagGAGAGGAGCCGATGGCTGGGCTCAGCCTCGTCGGCGTCGTCgttgggctgggctgggctCTGCTCGTCGACGCCGGCGGGgttctgtgtgtgtgtgggaaatgagtgagttttgtgagagatagagagaaatgagagagtTTTGTGAGTGTGGGAAATGGAAATGTAAGACTGAgggtgagagagtgagagcgCTCTGGtttgtgtgagagtgagagggtgTGAGCGTGAGTGTGAGTGAAAGTGAGACAAATGCAATAGACGACGAAGACgttaaatttgaaaaaccccaattggaaaccgagtctctaagactcgatttccggTTGGAAtacacgtggaaatcgagtcttagagactcgatttccatgtcaATGCCAGATGGCAGCTCTGCCACATCAGACGTGGTCAAAGCACGTAAACCGAGCCTCAGAGGCTCGATTTAGGGGCCCAAAATCGAGCCTCTGAGGCTCGAGTTGCTAGTTTGCCAAATACTTTCAAAACCGGGCCAACTAACTGAATAGTTTCATCcttatgggtaattacccattttcgctAGACTTTGCAGATCAAAGTAAACCTCTTTCAGTCTTCTCTCCGAACTCAATTTTCAGATCAGGAGTGTCACTTTGGTtacttcatttcattttcagTATTTCCTTGTTTTCCACGAGCGAATCATGTCTGTAATTGGAGATGCTGCTTTATCCGCTTTCTTTGGGAAGCTGTTTGACAACTTAACTTCCTATGATCTGCTGAAGTTCTTTCAGGAAGAGAAAGTTGATGCTGACCTCAAGAGGTGGAGGACAACTTTGATGAAGATCCATGCAGTTCTGGATGACGCAGAAGAGAAGCAGATGACAAACAGGCTCGTGAAGATCTGGTTGGATGAGCTGGAAGACTTGGCCTATGATGTGGACGACATCTTGGACGAGTTTGCTACTGAAGCTTTGGGACGCAAGTTGAACCCAGAACCTAGCACAAGTAAGGTACGGAAGATCGTTGATTCTTGTATTGGTTCGAATCGAAGTTTTGCTACCACAATGCGGTCCAAGATTGAAGAGATTGATACAAGACTGCAAAATATAGTGACTGATAAGAAAGATCTAGAGTTGAGAGAAAATGCAGGCCTGGGAAGAACTGGAGCAACAAGACCGAGGGTGCCCACCACTTCTCTAGTGAATGAAGGTCATACTCATGGcagagaagaagataaaaaggCTATTGTCAAGTTGTTGTTAAGCGGTGAATCGAGTAATGCTCAGCTCTCTGTTATTCCCATACTTGGTATGGGGGGAATGGGTAAAACAACTCTTGCCCAACTAGTCTATAATGACATTGAGGTGAGCCATTATTTTGAGGAGAAAGCATGGGGCTGTGTTGCTGAAGATTTTGACATTGTAAGGGTGACAAGAGAGATTCTACAATCTGTCACTTCTGAATCCTGCAACGATAATAATTTAGATTTACTACAAGTCAAATTGAAGGGGAAATTATCAGGCAAAAAGTTCTTACTCGTTTTGGATGATGTATGGAATGAAAACTATAATGATTGGACTAGGCTGCGTTGTCCATTTGAATTTGGGGCTCCAGGGAGTAAGATTATCATCACAACTCGGAATGATCGTGTTTCATCAACAATGGGCACTACTCAAGCTTACAAGTTGAAAGAGTTGCCAGATGATGCTTGCTTGGTTGTATTTATCCAAAACACATTGGGGACAACAGATTTTAGTGCATATCCAGAACTTCAAGAATTTGGtcctaaaattttggaaagGTGTCAGGGATTGCCTTTGGCAGCAAAAGCTCTTGGAGGCCTATTACGTACTATACATTGTGATGAGTGGAAAAATGTGCTCAATAACAAGGTATGGGATATGTCAGAAGAAAATAGTGATGTTCTACCAACCCTTAGATTGAGCTATCTATATCTCCCTTCACATTTAAAGAGATGTTTTGCCTGTTGTTCACTATTCCCAAAAGATTATGAATTTGAGGAACAAGAACTAGTCTTGTTATGGATGGCGGAAGGTTTGGTTCAAGAATCAGAAAAGCATAAGCCGATGGAAGATCTTGGTGTTGAGTATTTTCGTGATTTATATAAGCGATCACTTTTTCAACAATCAAGTAGGAATAAATCACTCTTTGTCATGCACgacttaatcaatgatttagctCGATGGGCAGCGGGACAGTTGTGCTATTGGTTGGAAGATAAATTAGGTGGCAAGATTTCTACAAAGGTACGTCATTTCTCCTACGCTCATTGTAAACATGATGGCATCACAAAATTTAAAGGCTTGACAAAAGATATGCGTTTACGGACCTTCCTACCGCTACCAACAAATGACTGGACCTACTTAACAAATTACGTTTTTAGTTGTCTGTTGCCACAGTTTAGATGTTTAAGGGTATTATCTTTATCTGGATATCGAATTTTTGAGTTACCAAGTTCAATCGGTGATTTGAAACATCTAAGATACCTCAATCTTTCTCAAACTTTGATTAGAAGTTTACCAGAATCAACATGTTCTTTATACAATTTGCAAACATTGATATTGAAATACTGTGACTATCTCACAAAGTTACCGAAGAAAATTGGGAATCTAGTCAATCTTCGGCATCTTGATATTGAAGGGGCCCATTTAATCGAAGAGATGCCAATGggaataaaagaattaaaaaacctACAAACATTGTCTAATTTTGTTGTGGGGGAAGATACTGCATCAAAGATAGGGGACTTGATGAACTTGGAGTCTCTTAAGGGAACACTTTGCATTTCACACTTGGAGAACGTGCTTGATGTCAAGGATGCAAGAAGGGCCAACTTACTTGGTAAGAAGAATTTAAATGTATTAGTGATGAAATGGGAGTCCGAGCTTGATCAAAGAGCTAATCTAGATATTCTTGAGATGCTACGACCTTCGACAACAGTGAAAGAAATTTCAATTGATGGCTATGTTGGTGCGAAATTCCCAACTTGGTTTGGACATCCGTCATTTTCTAATATGGTGCTCCTAAGGATTGAGAGGTGCAGAAAATGCACATCCTTACCTGCAATTGGACAATTACAATCCTTGAGAGACcttgcccttgtaggattgtctGCAGTGGAAATCATTGGTCTTGAGTTTTATGGGGAAGATTGCCCAAAGCCTTTCCAATCCTTAGAGACACTTTGCTTTATGGATATGCAAGAATGGAAAGATTGGATTCCATGCAAAGTTGAGTATGAAGAATTCCCTTGCTTGCGTGAGCTTTCTATTTCTCAATGTCCTAAATTGCAAGGAAAATTGCCTCACCATGTTCCATTATTGGAAAAATTTTCTGTTAATGAATGTGAGCAATTGGACGTTTCAATTCCAAACTTCCCAAAGCTTCATGCATTAGAAATTAAGGGATGTAAAGGGGTGGTGAGCAGAAGTACAGATGAGTTATGCTTTCCAAAGTCAACTATTCTTTCTATTCCATATGTGAAAAGCTTGACGGAGGAGTTCATGCATGGGTTAGCTAAGGTGGAAAATCTAAAGATAGATAATTGTAAGGAGCTAACATCTTTGTGGCAGGATGAATTCAAATCCCTTATAACGCTGGGTATAAGAGATTGCTCAAGCCTTGTCAACATCAGCTTGACATCTACTTTAAGGAGACTAAATATTTATGGTTGTAGTGGTTTGGATTCCTTGTCAATCTCTAATTGTACATGTTTGGAAAAGGCAAGCATTAGGAGATGTAATTCTTTGACGTTGATTTCAAGAGATCAGTTgcctcaaaatttgaaaacgcTAAGTATAAGTAATTGTGAGAATTTGCAGTTTTTGGTAGATGAGGGAGAGGcttcttctaattcttcttctcttcttgaGGACTTGTTTATTGACAGCTGTCCATCTCTAAAATGCTTATCATCAAGTGGCGACCTACCTACCACGCTTAAATGCCTTCAGATTATGTCATGCATAGAGCTCACATCCTTATCATCAAAAAACGAGTTACCTACAGCTCTTAAATCCCTTTTTGTATGCGATTGTCCAAAGATGGAGTCAATAGCGAACAACTTACCCAACCATGCGTCTCTTGAATCTCTTCATATCGAAAGTTGTGCAAAGTTGAAATCCTTACCGGTGGGCCTACACAAACTCTGCCCTAGTTTTGTTTCCTTCCCAGATGGAGGGTTACTCCCCACCAGCTTGAGAGATCTTTCGATCCAATCCTGTGAGAAACTGGAGGCCTGGCCCAACTACATGCCGAACCTCAATTCTCTTTATATCGTCAATTGTCCAAGCGTCATATACTTTCCAGAAGAGGGTTACCCCACCAGTCTAACATCACTCTCATTTGGCGGGGAGACTAGCTTCTGAACCGCTAAACGTTATATTGGAATTTCAAAACACGGAGGtaagttaaatttaattattttcctcttttaaCAATTGAACTTCTGGTACTGAAATTTTAGAGTCAAATAGtttgtaatttatttgaattatgtGAACACTTTATGCTTGGGCAGGCAGCTATTCGATAAAATGCCTAAAAGAGATATTGTATAGTGTTTGAACTTTTATTACCTCATCAATATCTCATATACtttgtaatttgtttaaattattggCTTGGCTATCAGCTGTGATTTGATGATTGCAGGTTATCAGTAAATGTGCAGAGAATGGCAGGATGCCCTTTTAGTACTATGCTTGTGCAGAATGTCATTTTAAACATTTGTCGTGCCTTGCATAGATTGATCAAAGCATTGTCACCTATGCTGCAAATGGCAGGTATTTCATAACTTTGAGtccattaatatttttgtttccttaaaaGGTGTACCCACCTAATATTAGTATGATATAAATGATCTAGACTATTTCATAACTTATGTTGATCTTGACTACTTCATTAGAGAAGGAGGAGCAGCAataaacaaagaggaaaaaagttTAGATATTTAATTGGTTTCATAACATTGTTCATTACGTATTTACATGTCCAAAGCTGAATACAAGAAAATACTCGGTGTTTGTAtttaaaatacaatacaatttcaATAATTCAAAACCTAACCCAGGCTAATTCTTGCATTGTTGCAACAGAGACTAGCTTTGGAACTGATAAACCTTCTATTGGAATTTCAAAACGTGGAGGTATGTTAAATTTTGGTTACcatatgttcaatttttttacctCATCAATATCTCTTATAGTTAAATTATGCAAACCATATATGCTCGGACACGCAGCTGTATGATAAAATACCTAAAAGAGGTATTGTATCGTGTTTGAAATTTCACCTCATTAATGCCTcttatacataataatttatttgagtTATTGGGTTGGCTATCAGCTGTGATTTGATGATTGCAGGCTACATATTGTGTTCTGCGACATGATGATCAGCAGATGTGCACAAAATGTCATTTCAAAACAAATATTGTGCCTTGCATAGATTGATCAAAGCATTGTCACCTGCGCTGCAGATGGCAGGTATTtcataaatatcaaaatttcatttaaatgtaaaaaatttattattaaataaatgaaaagcaatatttatttctttttaacttcTTATATTGCATGCATTATTGATTCATATTCTctgcaattcatttttttaactgTTTAGAAATCTGTCCTAAAGTGCTCCCCTGGGAGGTCATTTTACGATACTAATTGGCTCCCATTTGGATGGAGAGATGCTCTTTGGATACTGATCTTTCTTATTCTATTATTGTTGTAATAGCAGCCACTCTTTGGGCTATTTGGAAATGCAGTATTATAGAGCCAAGCTCTTAATTACTGCTACTCAAGGGAAGACTATTGATGCTACTCAAGCTCTTAATTACTGCAAGCACAAGATCATGATCTGTCAAGAAGCAATGGCTGGTACTCATTCCCTAAATGTTGCTTTAAACCTCCTATCTATAATTGCAAATGATTTGTTGAATCTAAGATCAAATTGGGAACCAAATTTCAGATCTTAGTAGAAGTTAGTACAAAAAGGGAGAGTTGCTCGCCAGGTGCAAGCTTTGTTTGCAAAGATCAAATGAGGAACCAAATTGTGGTACACTGTTATAGTTGGTTGGCTAAAAAGAAATCCATAGTACTTTCTCAGATAATTCATGAAAGCTCAACCCATGCACTTACTAAAGGTGTGGTAGCTGCAGTTGTACCTACTAGTAGCTCTGAGGTTTGCAGCCTTTGTTGTGCCATGAAAAACACCAGGTTTGGAGATTAAGCAGTTAAGGAAGACATTGCTGATCAGCGTTCATGATTTTCTAAACTCTGGGTTGATCAAATCCCAGGCAAATCCTCACTAATGCTTGTTAGCTGGCCAATTCTACAGCTTCCTCTTTTATGCGGCCTGGCCTCTTCTTGACCAGAATTTAAGGCTTTCTCTCTGACTTAGCATTCATGttgaagagaaaatgaattTCTTGATGTGGTGAATCTTGTTTGATTTGCTGAATACCACTAATAGATGATATTGCAGATTGGTAAgaaattctttaattttattcacaTTCTACAAAGATGTACTAATGTACTATTTCCAAAGTAATAATTTCTTGGCAATTTGAGAAACTAGACAATTGCTTCTTTACTAATCAATAGTATTCTGTATTGGTATTGgtcttttaacttctttttctgAACTGATGCATGTATGTAGTACCAGAAACCACCCTACCAGCAAAGTTGCAGAATCAATCAGAACCTTCTTAGACCAATGTAATTTATTGGTTCTCCAATGACTAAAGAAGAAGAGCTGGTTCAACATAGTGAAGAGGTTCTTTATAAGAGAGACAAACTCAAAACAAGAAATTGTAAAGTAATTTGCTTATTTGTGCAGTTTCGGTCTTTGATTCTGTTCCTCACTGCTAGAACAATTATCAAGATAGGAGAAGGAAACGGATTTTTGGAGGGCTCAAGATCAAAAGGTTAGCCTCGCTCACTGCACCATCATCATTAAATGAAAGAAATCTAGGTGAGGCTGAGGAAGAGCAGATCAAGCATGCTCTTGCTATGGCCCATGCCACCATTGCTGCTGCTGAAGCAGCTGGTACAACTGCTCTAGTTGCTGCTGAGATTGTCTGGTTCACCAGCACCCCTCAATATAACCATTAGTGTGTAAATGAAGTGGAAGGTTCAGTCATTAGAGTTCAAGGTGAAGCCCCTCAGTCCAACTATCAATGTGTGAGAGAATCCATGAATTTGCTGCCATTAGAATTCAGTCTGCCTTTTGGGGTTACCTTTCGTGTTTAAAGTAGGTCTCTCTATCTCATATCTCcttcctcaaattttatttattatccaCTAATTGATACGTGATGGAAACTATGTATATGATATTGTTCTGCCTGTTAGAAGAAAACATATATCAGAATTTGGTACTGACGGCAAATTTATGTCAACTTTTAACTCTAATaatagcaggaaaaaaaaaacacacacacacacacaaattagacctatttttttaaagctctcacagattgtataattttgatgaaaatatgTGGGAGAGTTTTGCAGGCAAGGAAAGCTTTGCGGGGAAAAGGAATTATGAGGCAGAGCTGTAAGATGCCAAACCATAACTACCCTAAAGCTCTTGCAGTCCATTGTAATTATTCAGTCACAAGGCTGCACAAGAATATTTGGAATGGTGGAAGGCACTTGGAATTATGTTGGAAGTGAACAATCACAGAATTGGAAAGACAAGATGACAAGGGTATGTAATGCAGCAAGAACTGGCTTATTCTATTGTGAACAACACAACTCCCATAAAACAAAATCTATTTCTCATTTCACCTGTGCTGCAGATGGCAGGTATTTCATAAATATCAGAAtttcatttaaatgttaaaatttttattattaaataaattaatagcaATAGTTATTTCATTTTAACTTCTTATATTGCATGCATTATTGATTCATATTCTctgcaatatatatttttttaactggtTAGAAATCTATCCTAAAGTGCTCCCCCTGGAGCTCATTTTATGGTACTAATTGGCTCCTATTTGGGTGGAGAGATGCTCTTTGGATACTGATTTTTCTTATTCTATTATTGTTGTAATTGCAGCCACTCTTTGGGCTATTTGGAATGCAGTTTTATAGAGCCATGCTCAAAGGAAAGGCTGCCGATGTTTCTCAAGCTCTTAATTACGGCAGGCATGTGGTCATGATCTGTCACAAAGCAATGACTGGGAATCACTCCCTAAATGTAGCTTTAAACCCCCTGTCTACAATTGGAAATGATTTGTTGAATTTAAAATCAAACAGGGAACCAAATATTGGATCTTAGTAGAAGTTACTAAAAAAGGAAGAGTTGCTTGCTAGGTGCAAGCTTTGTTTGCAAAGATCAAATGAGGAACCAAATTGTGATACACTGTTAAAGTTGGTTGGCTAAAAGTAAATCCGTAGTACTTTCTCAGACAATTCGTGAAAGCTCAATCCATGCACTTATTAAAGGTGTGGTAGCTGCAGTTGTACCTGCTAGTCGCTCTGAGGATTGCAGCCATTATTGTGCAATGCAAAACACCTAGTTCGAAGGATTTGAGCAGTTAGGAAGACATTGCTGAGTGGCATTAGTGATTTTCTAAATGCTAGGTTGATCAAATCCCAGGAAAATCCTCACTAATGCTTGTTAGCATGCCAATTCTACAACTTCCTCTTTTATGCAGACTAGTCCTCTTCTTGACCAAAATTTGAGGCTTTCACTCTGACTTAGCATCCATGtcgaagagaaaataaatttcttgatgTGGTGAATCTTGTTTGATTTGCTGAATACCATTAATAGATGATATTGCAGATTGGtaagaaattattaaatatcATTCACATTCTACAAAGATGTACTAATGTACAATTTCCAAAGCATTAATTTTTTGGCAATTTGAGAAACTAGACAATTGCTTTTGCAAAGTGGCTTTGAGGTtctaccttcttcttcttagaATCCAGTTTTCAAATCTTACAAGGAGTAAaagtttgcaagtcaattgtcaTCAAGTTCACTGACTAATCTGCTCCATTACTAATCAATAGTATTCTTTGTGATAAGTACTAATCAATAGTATTCTGTATTGGTATtggtttttaacttctttttctgAACTGATGCATGTATGTACTACCAGAAACCACCCTACCAGCGAAGTTGCAGAATCAATCAGAACCTTCTTAGACCAATGTAATTTATTGGTTCTCCAATGGCTAAGAAGAAGAGCTGGTTCAACATAGTGCAGAGGTTCATTATAAGAGAGACAAACTCTAAACAAGAAATGGTAAAGTAATTTGCTTACTTGTTCAGTTTTGGTCTTTGAATCTGTTCCTCACTGCTAGAACAATTATCAGGATTTTTGGAGGGCGTAAGATAAAAAGATTAGCCTCGCTCACTTCACCGTCATCATTAAATGAAAGAACTCTTGGTGAGGCTGGGGAAGAGCAGATCAAGCATGTTCTTGCTGTGGCCCATGCCACCACTGCTGCTGCTTCTACGACTGCTCTAATTGCTGTTGCGGTTGTCCAGTTCACCCCTCAATATAACCATCAATGTGTAAATGAAGTGGAAAAGTTTTCAATCATTAGAGTTCAAGGTGAAGCCCCTCAGTCCAACCATCACTGTGTGATAGAAATCCATGAATTTGCTGCCACTAGAATTCAGTCTGCCTTTCAGGGTTACCTTGTGAGTTTAAAGAAGGTCTCTCTATCTCATATCTcctttctcaaattttattttttctctggtAATTGACATGTGTTGGAAACTATGTATATGATATAGTTCTGCCGGATAGAAGAAAACATATATCAGGAATTAGGTATTGACAGAAAATTTATGTCTACTTTTAACTCTAATAATAgcaaagggggggggggggggacacaAATTAGGCCTGTTTTTTAAGTTCTCACAGATTgtataattatgaaaatatttgtgagAGTTTTGCAGGCAAGGAAAACTTTGTGGACTTAGAAGGGAATTGTGAGGCAGAGCTGTATGATGCCAAACTATAACTACCCTAAAGTTCTTCCAGTCCACTGTAATTATTCAGTCACAAGGCTGCGCAAGAATATTTGGAATGGTGGAAGGCACTTAGAATTATGATGGAAGTGAACAATCGCAGAATTGGAAAGACAAGATAACAAGGGTATGTGATGCTGCAAGAACTGGCTTATTCTATTGTGAACAATACAACTCCCATAAAAACCTGTTTCTCATTTATCTCTTTCAGGAACATTAGTCTTCTGCCTGTCTAATTAACCATTTTACATTATGGTATTTTAACTTACTTTGTCTCTAAGTTATGGATGGCAAAATGTTATGATTTTTAGATAGACACAAGGAATCAAAGAAGGTGGGATGAcagtgttttgtcaaaggaagAGTCAGTTGCATTGTTTATGAGTAGGAAAGAGACCATGCTTAAGAGAGAACGGATAAAGGAGTAGTGGTTTACCCATCTGGTAAGGTCCTTTTGCTTTATGATCTTatgattatatatttctcaaatTTTGGTTCAACTACTGATGTTttcaactgaaaatattttcagtagTCAGTAGATATGGATCATAACTTAGTAAGTGGAAGATGAAGGCATTGGTTGGATCAATGGGTAGATACACAAATTACCCTAAGTAGAGAACTTGAAGATTTGGACTCAGCTTTGACTTCAAATCGAAGACAAAGAGAGGACTATGAAAGAAGGCAACTTAAGCTAAGAAATGTTGAGGGACAGAGTAAGTTGGAAGGATTGAAGTTCTCCAACATTTGTTCCCAGAGTATCAATTCATTATAGGAGACCATGCTCATTGGGAGATCATAATTCTTTGTCAAGCTCTCCTGTTGTTCTAACTTACATGAATGCAACTGAATCTGCAAAGGAAAATGCAAGATCAATGAGCTCGTGAAATATAAGGCCCATGAATTTTGATACATGCTCTGAAAGCTCTTCACCATATAAGAATAAACTCATATCCTTTATTACTACTGAAGTGCCAAGTGGTGGTAGGATTGGCAAGACTAGTGGTTTCTAGCAGATCTCCAAGCTCAAAAGGCCTTCCAAGTCCTGTAAAATCCAGTAGGAAGGTAAAGGATCTCAGTTTTAACTCAAAGTGCACATTTCAGACTTTGGATAGACATGGCTTTAGATAATTTCAGAAGTTTGGTGCAAGAAGAGAACTTGGTTAGTGTGTCAGGTTGGAGTGGAGAACATAGTCTGTAATTTAATCTAGTTTGAATAGTTAAACAATGGTGTGCTATTTAATCTCATCATCAAATGAGTAGCTCACTGTAATGCTGCATTGTAATTTAATCTAGTTGgaactctactctccctccttccAAATTGGCCATTAAAGTGTATTGAGGTTTGGGTTGCATGAGagacttttttttctctgttcaATACCAATGGATAAATGTGTTTGACTTTAACCCCCAACGtgcaaaagaaataaataaatctattttacatcaccaaaaattacattatttattttaactacTCACTTTTTagcaaatcatttttttataggtaacgTTTTAAACACATCTgacatctcttttttttt
This genomic stretch from Quercus robur chromosome 4, dhQueRobu3.1, whole genome shotgun sequence harbors:
- the LOC126722601 gene encoding putative disease resistance RPP13-like protein 1, encoding MSVIGDAALSAFFGKLFDNLTSYDLLKFFQEEKVDADLKRWRTTLMKIHAVLDDAEEKQMTNRLVKIWLDELEDLAYDVDDILDEFATEALGRKLNPEPSTSKVRKIVDSCIGSNRSFATTMRSKIEEIDTRLQNIVTDKKDLELRENAGLGRTGATRPRVPTTSLVNEGHTHGREEDKKAIVKLLLSGESSNAQLSVIPILGMGGMGKTTLAQLVYNDIEVSHYFEEKAWGCVAEDFDIVRVTREILQSVTSESCNDNNLDLLQVKLKGKLSGKKFLLVLDDVWNENYNDWTRLRCPFEFGAPGSKIIITTRNDRVSSTMGTTQAYKLKELPDDACLVVFIQNTLGTTDFSAYPELQEFGPKILERCQGLPLAAKALGGLLRTIHCDEWKNVLNNKVWDMSEENSDVLPTLRLSYLYLPSHLKRCFACCSLFPKDYEFEEQELVLLWMAEGLVQESEKHKPMEDLGVEYFRDLYKRSLFQQSSRNKSLFVMHDLINDLARWAAGQLCYWLEDKLGGKISTKVRHFSYAHCKHDGITKFKGLTKDMRLRTFLPLPTNDWTYLTNYVFSCLLPQFRCLRVLSLSGYRIFELPSSIGDLKHLRYLNLSQTLIRSLPESTCSLYNLQTLILKYCDYLTKLPKKIGNLVNLRHLDIEGAHLIEEMPMGIKELKNLQTLSNFVVGEDTASKIGDLMNLESLKGTLCISHLENVLDVKDARRANLLGKKNLNVLVMKWESELDQRANLDILEMLRPSTTVKEISIDGYVGAKFPTWFGHPSFSNMVLLRIERCRKCTSLPAIGQLQSLRDLALVGLSAVEIIGLEFYGEDCPKPFQSLETLCFMDMQEWKDWIPCKVEYEEFPCLRELSISQCPKLQGKLPHHVPLLEKFSVNECEQLDVSIPNFPKLHALEIKGCKGVVSRSTDELCFPKSTILSIPYVKSLTEEFMHGLAKVENLKIDNCKELTSLWQDEFKSLITLGIRDCSSLVNISLTSTLRRLNIYGCSGLDSLSISNCTCLEKASIRRCNSLTLISRDQLPQNLKTLSISNCENLQFLVDEGEASSNSSSLLEDLFIDSCPSLKCLSSSGDLPTTLKCLQIMSCIELTSLSSKNELPTALKSLFIDQSIVTYAANGSSHSLGYLEMQYYRAKLLITATQGKTIDATQALNYCKHKIMICQEAMAGLEIKQLRKTLLISVHDFLNSGLIKSQNNYQDRRRKRIFGGLKIKRLASLTAPSSLNERNLGEAEEEQIKHALAMAHATIAAAEAAGTTALVAAEIVWFTSTPQYNH